In Candidatus Saccharibacteria bacterium oral taxon 488, a single window of DNA contains:
- a CDS encoding DUF1837 domain-containing protein: protein MSLSDDILCVKDEYGHVKYRILNINDHHFEDLKEMIRVKLAEVCYGTEPIAIEPDEYTYQAACRQMYENLMSRKDEEGKYGVIGELLMHILASNYLDFSAESMSRIFALQNRNIKPGFDLNFYDKDCKKIWYGEVKSGLVEKTNREELINRASKGLKNYFDNIMSEGQASTRYRWEAAKAEVAVIFASEKKIELTKLLSNSRNMVYQREGTNRNAILMAVNFGDFAYNITDTKDVIKKIDSIKNTGCFDNFIIICIHRKLFDDIIDFLGAEGGV from the coding sequence ATGTCTTTATCTGACGATATATTGTGTGTGAAAGATGAATACGGTCATGTGAAGTATAGAATACTAAATATTAATGATCATCATTTTGAAGACCTTAAAGAAATGATAAGGGTTAAATTGGCAGAGGTCTGCTATGGCACAGAGCCTATTGCTATTGAGCCTGATGAATATACCTACCAAGCTGCTTGTAGGCAGATGTATGAAAATCTAATGAGTCGTAAAGACGAAGAAGGCAAGTACGGGGTTATTGGTGAGTTATTGATGCATATTCTAGCTTCAAACTATTTAGATTTTTCAGCTGAAAGCATGAGTAGAATATTTGCACTTCAAAATCGGAATATAAAGCCAGGTTTTGATTTAAATTTTTATGACAAGGACTGTAAAAAAATATGGTATGGCGAGGTAAAATCTGGGTTAGTTGAAAAAACTAATCGCGAAGAGCTAATTAATAGGGCGAGCAAGGGCCTTAAGAACTACTTTGATAATATTATGTCGGAAGGACAGGCATCCACTCGATATAGATGGGAGGCTGCTAAGGCAGAGGTGGCGGTAATATTTGCGTCGGAGAAAAAAATAGAGTTAACCAAGTTACTGTCTAACAGTAGAAATATGGTTTATCAACGGGAGGGGACTAACCGTAACGCAATTCTTATGGCGGTTAATTTTGGAGATTTTGCTTATAATATAACAGACACGAAAGATGTTATTAAGAAAATTGATAGTATAAAGAATACAGGGTGTTTTGATAATTTTATAATTATTTGTATTCATCGTAAACTATTCGATGATATTATTGATTTCTTAGGGGCTGAAGGAGGGGTTTGA